Part of the Hevea brasiliensis isolate MT/VB/25A 57/8 chromosome 16, ASM3005281v1, whole genome shotgun sequence genome is shown below.
GAGTGAATCCACTTCAACTAAAGCTAAAGCTAGTAAGGAAGCAAATGAAGAAAAAGAAACTAAAAAGGGATTTGAAGAGAAATATGTACCTCCTGCACCGTACAAGCCACCATTGCCCTTTCCTcaaagatttcagaaagccaaattagATAAGCAGTTTCGAAAATTCCTTGAAGTTTTGAAGAAGTTGTATTTCAACATTCCATTCACAGATGTCATTtctcaaatgccttcttatgctatgTTTTTAAAGGAGATTCTATCAAATAAAAGAAGCTTGGAAGATTATGAAACTGTTGCACTTACTGAGGAGTGTAGTGCTATATTGCAGAACAAGCTCCCACCTAAGCTGAAAGATCCTGGAAGcttttccataccatgtcacattggagaAATAAGTATTGAGAGAGCATTATGTGACTTGGGGGCTAGTGTCAGCTTGATGCCACTTTCCATATGTGAGAAGTTGAAGGTTGAAGATCTAAAGCCCATAACTATTTCTttgcagttagctgacagatctatAAAGTATCCAATtgggattttagagaatgtgccattaaaagttgaaaagtttTTCATTCCAATAGATTTTATTGTACTAGAGATGGAGGATGTAAGAATGCCCATCATACTTGGAAGGCCATTTTTAGCCACTGTAGGAGCTAATATAGATGTAAAGAATGGGAAATTGAAGTTGACGGTGGGGGAACAGAAAATAGAGTTTAATTTATTCCAACATTCCAAGGAACCAACTGTGATGAATTCTTGTTATAGGGTAGATGTTATAGAGCATGATGCTGAAACTAAAGTTACTAAACTAGAGGAAAATCAAGCTATTCCAATGCAATGTAATTAGCATAAAGTGCGAAAGAAAAAGTAGCTTCACCATCTCATTTGATTAAAAATGAAACTCCGAAAGTTAAGCTCGAGCCTCCATCTAAATCACTCAAAAGAGGAGATTCATCTAAAGTTTGTAAGAATATTCTTCAAGATATGGTTGGGATCCTAAACAAAGCAACAAATATTTTCACATATAATGGGAAAAAGTTAAAGTACAAATTCATTTCAGTACCTGTTGTAAAAGGAGGCAACATTTTCCAATTCCAACCACCATGAGCTTTGAAAAAAagggtcaagcttaagaccttaaacaagcgcttcttgggaggcaacccaagcatatctttttatagtttattaattttttattttatctcattttagtttttaccctcattaaaTTGAGACTTGTAGCAAAAAAGGAAAAGAATTGAGAAGGAAGTTAGTATAAAGGAAATATCTGCATTTATCTAGTCCCTGTGAACGGTAACACTTTTAAACTTGTGTTAACTTGCTGATATAGAAAATCTATTTGATAGCTCATGTTTAAAGAtgtgtcttgtgtaaattttgtgaaatgcaacttCAATGaggattaattttaatatttaggattgatgtgagctttattgaagtgcaaaaatagtgtttgtttaGTTTTACCTTTTAGTATATATATAGTTTTTATAGTTTATTAGAATTTGTATAATTTTGTTTAAGTCACTATttatgttactgttcatgctattgTTCATGTTACTTAAgaagtcaatttctatgtctttttctgcaatttttgaatgCTTGAAATTTGTCTCAAATAATGTTGAAAATATGTTTTGGGTATAAGCTTAGGAATAAGACTATTTCATTAAGTTTGCAAGGGTAATCTACAATTTGTGCCTAATTTGAGCTATTTATCTTTCAATTCCCACATGCTTATATCATGTTTGATAAGTTTTTaagagatgatgagcttaaattctTAAACTTTttggtgtttatgtgtatttgataattgctgagggtcatgatagcattccatagcatttggactgttttttattagtaaaatcacaatttttcTCAAAATCTGCTGAAATTTGCTGATGATGTTACTTACCCTAAGCTGTACCCTGTGCAAATCCTGCTAAACCCTAAGTAAATTTGTGTAGACCCTAAGCATTACCCAAAATCTTTAGTTCAGCAATTGCCACATGCTTAACCTAAGCAGCTACCCGATGCAAGTCATGCTTAACCTTAAGTAATTTTGTGATTACCCCAGCAAAACCCCTGTGCCTCCTGAAGACCCATCAGCAGCAGCAAAGCCTTGACAATAACATAAGCAGCAGTAGTTtttttagtttagtttattttaGTTTTAGTTTATGCCTTGGGTTTACTTTTGTTATTTGACAGTTGAATTTTAAACTTTGGTAACAAttgtagtttattttattttctaactgTGCTTGCAATTTACATATTTCCTTTAACTtatttttatcttactttattttctaATGTTCTTTTGTAGTTCTGAATATAGTTCTTTTATGCatgctttttggtttaattcttAATTTAACTGTTAGATCTTATTTCATTACACTTTTTCATCTTTTTGCGCATTATTTTTGTACTTTATCTTTTACTCAGTTCTAATTTTGTTGATATTGATGAGTGGCACAGTTTACCTTAAGCTAATTTGTTTATCATCATCCTAAGGTAATGGCTTACTTGCTGTTCTTTATATATTTTTAGCATATtgcctgtaacatcctcactttagctagtccgtacagtctactgttccggtgaccaatgtcggtccgagcagctagaatgtttgaaattataaatagactagagtgaggagttattaagtaactacataatgctcataaaaatcaaagaaaaattttagaaaccaaatacactaaggttaaacgagccgaaacaccatggatgggtaacccgaaagggaagtgacggtgaaggccgttagcagccctagaccagggggaaaaattataaaataatttttgagaatccagagaagggttattgaggttcttatggcattagcatgccaagaaaatacttagaaaaatttttctatcggtacacacaattttggctcggtaagccaaacggagggcattttggtcatttcg
Proteins encoded:
- the LOC131174615 gene encoding uncharacterized protein LOC131174615, whose product is MGEEQEIEVKLKEKKDECESESTSTKAKASKEANEEKETKKGFEEKYVPPAPYKPPLPFPQRFQKAKLDKQFRKFLEVLKKLYFNIPFTDVISQMPSYAMFLKEILSNKRSLEDYETVALTEECSAILQNKLPPKLKDPGSFSIPCHIGEISIERALCDLGASVSLMPLSICEKLKVEDLKPITISLQLADRSIKYPIGILENVPLKVEKFFIPIDFIVLEMEDVRMPIILGRPFLATVGANIDVKNGKLKLTVGEQKIEFNLFQHSKEPTVMNSCYRVDVIEHDAETKVTKLEENQAIPMQCN